From one Syntrophorhabdus sp. genomic stretch:
- the rpmD gene encoding 50S ribosomal protein L30, protein MSHLKIKWTKSFIGCPEDQRATVRSLGFKRLYQEKTVKNTPEIRGMVKKVMHLVTVLEDAR, encoded by the coding sequence ATGAGCCACCTCAAGATAAAATGGACGAAGAGCTTCATTGGTTGTCCGGAGGACCAGAGGGCAACGGTCAGGAGCCTCGGCTTCAAGAGGCTTTACCAGGAAAAGACGGTGAAGAACACCCCGGAGATAAGGGGCATGGTCAAAAAGGTGATGCACCTTGTTACAGTACTGGAGGATGCTCGGTGA